Proteins encoded in a region of the Trichomycterus rosablanca isolate fTriRos1 chromosome 26, fTriRos1.hap1, whole genome shotgun sequence genome:
- the hsf5 gene encoding heat shock factor protein 5, whose translation MNSDSLTWVHKAFTTNLSAGMETDESLFNIPINLSNFPAKLWRLVNNPQTQSIRWDSNGEGIFIDQKLFEAELLSPTNKHLGILPDFFKTKNFASFVRQLNLYGFKKVTEDHDSGSVRDRVYHYRNPNFKQGQPELLANVLRLTSINKAKLEAGKEVHSRPPNRLNRLLLSLPRESTEVMGNVPGHQHQWFRGKNTTPHYHHSNSLQQVKKLDRTPIPARTLTSTPWRKDTADASSNSPANKEYQGSLIHHLSPDCHYLGQYSGRAMYMEPGLQSMVGPGNYGAFLPHPYVPVYHSCASGSLDPDYTHFHQPAVSYSHYGYYPTFQVNYFHPSVQNPARHPSDIEEPTKNDVNLEMVFKIADELQGSPVLCRVKVATPEKHLNTSSTGSLVRLRAIDSSPYNSPVCTTRSSFTSVYTQPGGISMNVLQNVPLDIAITMGTPCGEEPGSNRGFKREQGESDAVESSQKLL comes from the exons ATGAACTCCGACAGTCTAACCTGG GTACATAAAGCTTTTACAACAAATTTGTCAGCTGGTATGGAAACTGATGAATCACTTTTCAACATCCCGATCAACCTGAGCAACTTCCCTGCCAAACTGTGGCGTCTAGTGAACAATCCTCAGACGCAGTCGATACGTTGGGACTCCAACGGAGAAGGAATATTTATTGATCAGAAGCTCTTTGAAGCAGAACTGCTTTCACCCACCAATAAACACCTGGGCATCTTGCCGGATTTCTTCAAAACCAAAAACTTCGCCAGTTTTGTTCGGCAGCTGAACCTTTACGGCTTCAAAAAAGTAACTGAAGATCATGACAGTGGTTCAGTCAGAGACAGAGTCTATCATTATCGCAATCCAAATTTCAAACAGGGTCAACCAGAGCTTCTTGCCAACGTACTGCGCCTCACAAGCATCAACAAGGCCAAGCTAGAGGCCGGAAAAGAAGTCCACTCCCGTCCACCGAACCGCCTCAATCGCCTGCTGCTCAGTTTACCAAGAGAAAGCACAGAAGTGATGGGAAATG TTCCAGGCCACCAACATCAGTGGTTTAGGGGAAAAAACACAACTCCCCATTACCATCACTCTAACAGCCTTCAGCAGGTGAAGAAATTAGACCGAACGCCTATACCAGCTAGAACACTTACATCAACACCGTGGAGAAAGGACACCGCTGATGCTTCGTCAAATTCCCCTGCAAACAAAGAATATCAGGGCTCGTTGATTCACCACCTCTCACCAGACTGTCACTACTTGGGTCAGTATAGTGGCAGGGCCATGTACATGGAGCCTGGCTTGCAGAGCATGGTGGGTCCTGGAAACTACGGAGCCTTCCTACCTCATCCCTATGTGCCAG TGTATCATTCTTGTGCCTCAGGCTCTCTGGATCCAGACTACACACACTTTCATCAACCAGCTGTTTCCTACTCTCATTATGGCTATTATCCT ACCTTTCAAGTCAACTATTTCCACCCCAGCGTTCAGAATCCAGCCCGACACCCAAGTGATATTGAAGAGCCCACGAAAAATGACGTAAACCTAGAAATGGTGTTCAAGATAGCAGACGAGCTTCAGGGTTCTCCAGTCTTGTGCAGAGTCAAAGTGGCCACACCTGAAAAACACCTAAACACCTCAAGCACAGGGAGCTTGGTGCGACTTCGTGCGATTGATTCTTCACCCTACAATTCTCCCGTGTGTACCACCAGGTCCTCCTTCACTTCAGTTTATACCCAGCCTGGTGGAATTTCCATGAACGTACTACAGAATGTGCCCTTAGATATTGCTATTACAATGGGTACGCCATGTGGCGAAGAGCCAGGGTCCAACAGAGGCTTTAAACGGGAACAGGGCGAGTCAGATGCAGTGGAATCCTCTCAGAAG cttctttga